A single Salmo salar chromosome ssa19, Ssal_v3.1, whole genome shotgun sequence DNA region contains:
- the LOC106579340 gene encoding formin-like protein 1 isoform X1, with the protein MQLGVWSFQWGRRGRQCRFPQAQKPPQKQEVGPKIPMPAEEELDERFNVVLNSMNLPPDKVKILCQYDNEKKWELVCDQERFQVKNPPSAYLLKLRSYLDQGGVSRKFKRRVQESTQVLRELEISLRTNHIGWAQEFLSEENRGLDFLVDYMSFAQCAVTYDMDSLDNGTATLDKSVKDLTRSAGNSPIHSASKAARSLTVRFNALHSRKAMRNSRLVSQKDDVHLCIMCLRAIMNYQSGFNLVMTHPCCVNEITLSLNNRNPRTKALVLELLAAVCLVRGGHDIILSAFDNFKEVCGERSRFEKLMEYFSNEDSNIDFMVACMQFINIVVHSVENMNFRVHLQYEFSHHGLDDYLQRLKFTESDRLLVQIQAYLDNVFDVGALLEDAETKNALLEHMEELQDHNAQISSRLQESEREALETVSELEKHLIQTTKEVELLKESLRESCAQVTILQQREIEREIERERERERQRDRDRSAQALVELEEKVQGLVDQQLIRMERSSSGHLDLHVVPFILPVSIHAETEQITTVDGPVAPPTSVVPPPPPAPPLPGATEVTAQAPPPPPPPPPPPCPTAPPPLPPPLPGGGIALPPLPPSIGMAPPFGGMHDGQTGNRNKKPIQTKYCLPSFNWQALKPNQVAGTIFNELDDENVLGELNMDAFEEQFKTKAQTAPADVGTLRAKVAQKIPSKVSLLESNRAKNLAITLRKGGMANSDICTAIETYNQEALSLDFLELLERFIPSEYEVKLIQNYERDGRPLDELPKEDRFMVRFGKIPRLAQRISTLTFMGNFPERIQLIQPQLNAIIAASMSIKSSTKLKKILEIILAFGNYMNSSKRGAAYGFRLQSLDLLLDTKSTDRKQTLLHFIVSIIQEKYPELQAFHSELHFMNKAALVSLDSILQDVCALERGMEVTQKEFAVQEDNPVLQDFLTSNNDLLDSVVEDGKTAQDVYESTVKYFGENPKTTPPSMFFPIFVRFIKAYKQAEQENEQRKKQDVLSREGRTGPPSTSAKSEIPQKQVPMMAKLPQMDLIAELKRRQVIPLVREGKDGAIEDIITDLRNQPYRRTDGSRVGAKWKPRQKLQVSSDISL; encoded by the exons AACTCCATGAATCTGCCTCCAGACAAGGTGAAGATCCTGTGTCAGTATGACAACGAGAAGAAGTGGGAACTGGTCTGTGATCAG GAACGGTTCCAAGTGAAGAATCCACCCTCTGCTTACTTGCTGAAGCTCAGAAGTTATCTTGACCAGGGAGGGGTTAGTCGTAAG TTCAAGAGGCGTGTCCAGGAGTCCACACAGGTCTTGAGAGAGCTGGAAATTTCCCTGAGGACCAATCATATTGG CTGGGCTCAGGAGTTCCTCAGTGAGGAGAACCGGGGCCTGGACTTCCTGGTTGACTATATGTCCTTCGCCCAATGTGCCGTCAC CTATGACATGGACAGTTTGGACAACGGGACAGCCACACTGGACAAATCTGTGAAGGACTTGACGAGGAGTGCCGGTAACTCTCCAATCCATAGTGCTTCTAAAGCTGCTCGTTCCCTTACTGTGAG ATTCAACGCTCTCCACAGCAGGAAAGCGATGAGGAACTCACGCCTCGTCAGTCAGAAAGATGACGTTCACCTCTGCATCATGTGCCTCCGTGCAATCATGAACTACCAG TCTGGGTTTAACCTGGTGATGACCCACCCGTGTTGTGTGAACGAGATCACCCTCAGCCTCAACAACAGGAACCCCAG GACCAAAGCTCTGGTGCTGGAGCTGCTGGCTGCTGTATGTCTAGTGAGGGGCGGTCATGACATCATCCTCTCCGCTTTTGACAACTTCAAAGAG GTATGTGGAGAGAGGAGCCGCTTCGAGAAGCTCATGGAGTATTTCTCCAATGAAGACAGCAACATTGACTTCATG GTGGCGTGCATGCAGTTCATCAACATCGTGGTCCACTCAGTTGAGAACATGAACTTCAGGGTCCATCTGCAGTATGAGTTTAGCCACCATGGCCTGGATGACTACCTCCAG AGGTTAAAGTTCACGGAGAGTGACAGGCTGCTGGTGCAGATCCAGGCCTACCTAGACAACGTGTTTGATGTGGGGGCTCTGCTGGAGGATGCGGAGACCAAGAACGCCCTGTTGGAGCACATGGAGGAGCTGCAGGACCACAATGCACAG aTAAGCAGCAGATtgcaagagagtgagagggaggcgTTGGAGACAGTGTCAGAGTTGGAGAAACATCTCATACAGACCACCAAAGAGGTGGAGCTGCTAAAG GAGAGTCTGCGTGAGTCCTGTGCCCAGGTGACCATTCTAcaacagagggagatagagagagagatagaacgagagagggaaagagagaggcagagggatagAGATCGTTCAGCCCAGGCCTTGGTGGAGCTGGAGGAGAAAGTTCAGGGGCTTGTGGACCAGCAACTGATTCGAATGGAGCGCTCGTCCTCGGGACACCTGGACCTCCATGTCGTCCCTTTCATCCTTCCTGTTTCCATCCATGCTGAAACAG AACAAATCACGACTGTCGATGGACCTGTGGCCCCTCCCACATCTGTAGTCCCGCCCCCACCCCCTGCTCCTCCATTACCTGGTGCAACAGAGGTCACGGCAcaagctcctcctcctccacctcctcctcctccccctccatgccCGACGGCACCACCACCTCTGCCCCCCCCTCTTCCAGGGGGTGGTATAGCCCTCCCGCCACTACCTCCAAGCATTGGAATGGCCCCACCATTTGGGGGTATGCATGATGGACAAACTG GTAACAGAAACAAGAAGCCCATTCAGACTAAGTACTGTTTGCCTTCATTCAACTGGCAGGCCCTCAAACCCAACCAGGTGGCTGGGACCATCTTCAATGAGCTGGATGATGAGAACGTTTTGGGG GAGTTGAACATGGACGCCTTTGAGGAGCAGTTTAAGACCAAGGCCCAGACAGCCCCGGCTGACGTGGGGACTCTGAGAGCGAAGGTGGCCCAGAAGATCCCCAGCAAAGTGTCCCTACTGGAGTCCAACAGGGCCAAGAACCTGGCCATCACCCTGCGCAAGGGAGGCATGGCCAACTCAGACATCTGCACCGCTATAGAGAC gtataacCAGGAAGCTCTGAGCCTGGACTTCCTGGAGCTGCTGGAGCGTTTCATCCCCTCAGAGTATGAAGTCAAGCTCATCCAGAACTACGAGCGAGACGGGAGGCCCCTGGACGAGCTCCCCAAGGAGGACCGCTTTATGGTACGCTTTGGCAAGATCCCACGGCTGGCCCAGCGCATCAGCACACTCACCTTCATGGGCAACTTCCCCGAGCGCATCCAGCTCATCCAGCCG CAACTCAACGCAATCATCGCCGCCTCAATGTCAATCAAGTCCTCTACCAAGCTGAAGAAGATCCTTGAG ATCATCCTAGCCTTTGGAAACTACATGAACAGCAGCAAGAGAGGTGCAGCCTATGGGTTCCGCCTGCAGAGTCTCGACTTG CTCTTAGACACTAAGTCCACAGACCGGAAACAGACTCTGCTGCACTTCATAGTGAGCATCATCCAGGAGAAATACCCTGAGCTCCAAGCCTTCCACAGCGAGCTGCATTTCATGAACAAGGCTGCTCTGGTGTCCCTGGATAGTATTCTGCAGGACGTGTGTGCCCTGGAGAGGGGCATGGAGGTGACCCAGAAGGAGTTTGCCGTACAGGAAGACAACCCTGTGTTGCAAGATTTCCTCACCAGCAACAATGACCTGCTGGACTCTGTAGTAGAAGATGGCAAGACTGCCCAG GATGTGTATGAATCAACAGTGAAGTACTTTGGAGAGAACCCTAAaaccacacctccctccatgTTCTTCCCTATCTTCGTGAGGTTCATCAAGGCCTATAAG CAAGCAGAGCAAGAGAATGAGCAGAGGAAAAAGCAGGATGTGTTGTCCAGAGAAGGGAGGACAGGGCCACCGTCGACATCAGCTAAGTCTGAAATACCACAGAAG CAGGTACCTATGATGGCCAAGCTGCCCCAGATGGACCTGATAGCGGAGCTGAAGAGGCGGCAGGTTATCCCCCTGGTCCGGGAGGGCAAGGATGGGGCCATCGAGGACATCATCACAG
- the LOC106579340 gene encoding formin-like protein 1 isoform X5, with amino-acid sequence MSFAQCAVTYDMDSLDNGTATLDKSVKDLTRSAGNSPIHSASKAARSLTVRFNALHSRKAMRNSRLVSQKDDVHLCIMCLRAIMNYQSGFNLVMTHPCCVNEITLSLNNRNPRTKALVLELLAAVCLVRGGHDIILSAFDNFKEVCGERSRFEKLMEYFSNEDSNIDFMVACMQFINIVVHSVENMNFRVHLQYEFSHHGLDDYLQRLKFTESDRLLVQIQAYLDNVFDVGALLEDAETKNALLEHMEELQDHNAQISSRLQESEREALETVSELEKHLIQTTKEVELLKESLRESCAQVTILQQREIEREIERERERERQRDRDRSAQALVELEEKVQGLVDQQLIRMERSSSGHLDLHVVPFILPVSIHAETEQITTVDGPVAPPTSVVPPPPPAPPLPGATEVTAQAPPPPPPPPPPPCPTAPPPLPPPLPGGGIALPPLPPSIGMAPPFGGMHDGQTGNRNKKPIQTKYCLPSFNWQALKPNQVAGTIFNELDDENVLGELNMDAFEEQFKTKAQTAPADVGTLRAKVAQKIPSKVSLLESNRAKNLAITLRKGGMANSDICTAIETYNQEALSLDFLELLERFIPSEYEVKLIQNYERDGRPLDELPKEDRFMVRFGKIPRLAQRISTLTFMGNFPERIQLIQPQLNAIIAASMSIKSSTKLKKILEIILAFGNYMNSSKRGAAYGFRLQSLDLLLDTKSTDRKQTLLHFIVSIIQEKYPELQAFHSELHFMNKAALVSLDSILQDVCALERGMEVTQKEFAVQEDNPVLQDFLTSNNDLLDSVVEDGKTAQDVYESTVKYFGENPKTTPPSMFFPIFVRFIKAYKQAEQENEQRKKQDVLSREGRTGPPSTSAKSEIPQKQVPMMAKLPQMDLIAELKRRQVIPLVREGKDGAIEDIITDLRNQPYRRTDGSRVGAKWKPRQKLQVSSDISL; translated from the exons ATGTCCTTCGCCCAATGTGCCGTCAC CTATGACATGGACAGTTTGGACAACGGGACAGCCACACTGGACAAATCTGTGAAGGACTTGACGAGGAGTGCCGGTAACTCTCCAATCCATAGTGCTTCTAAAGCTGCTCGTTCCCTTACTGTGAG ATTCAACGCTCTCCACAGCAGGAAAGCGATGAGGAACTCACGCCTCGTCAGTCAGAAAGATGACGTTCACCTCTGCATCATGTGCCTCCGTGCAATCATGAACTACCAG TCTGGGTTTAACCTGGTGATGACCCACCCGTGTTGTGTGAACGAGATCACCCTCAGCCTCAACAACAGGAACCCCAG GACCAAAGCTCTGGTGCTGGAGCTGCTGGCTGCTGTATGTCTAGTGAGGGGCGGTCATGACATCATCCTCTCCGCTTTTGACAACTTCAAAGAG GTATGTGGAGAGAGGAGCCGCTTCGAGAAGCTCATGGAGTATTTCTCCAATGAAGACAGCAACATTGACTTCATG GTGGCGTGCATGCAGTTCATCAACATCGTGGTCCACTCAGTTGAGAACATGAACTTCAGGGTCCATCTGCAGTATGAGTTTAGCCACCATGGCCTGGATGACTACCTCCAG AGGTTAAAGTTCACGGAGAGTGACAGGCTGCTGGTGCAGATCCAGGCCTACCTAGACAACGTGTTTGATGTGGGGGCTCTGCTGGAGGATGCGGAGACCAAGAACGCCCTGTTGGAGCACATGGAGGAGCTGCAGGACCACAATGCACAG aTAAGCAGCAGATtgcaagagagtgagagggaggcgTTGGAGACAGTGTCAGAGTTGGAGAAACATCTCATACAGACCACCAAAGAGGTGGAGCTGCTAAAG GAGAGTCTGCGTGAGTCCTGTGCCCAGGTGACCATTCTAcaacagagggagatagagagagagatagaacgagagagggaaagagagaggcagagggatagAGATCGTTCAGCCCAGGCCTTGGTGGAGCTGGAGGAGAAAGTTCAGGGGCTTGTGGACCAGCAACTGATTCGAATGGAGCGCTCGTCCTCGGGACACCTGGACCTCCATGTCGTCCCTTTCATCCTTCCTGTTTCCATCCATGCTGAAACAG AACAAATCACGACTGTCGATGGACCTGTGGCCCCTCCCACATCTGTAGTCCCGCCCCCACCCCCTGCTCCTCCATTACCTGGTGCAACAGAGGTCACGGCAcaagctcctcctcctccacctcctcctcctccccctccatgccCGACGGCACCACCACCTCTGCCCCCCCCTCTTCCAGGGGGTGGTATAGCCCTCCCGCCACTACCTCCAAGCATTGGAATGGCCCCACCATTTGGGGGTATGCATGATGGACAAACTG GTAACAGAAACAAGAAGCCCATTCAGACTAAGTACTGTTTGCCTTCATTCAACTGGCAGGCCCTCAAACCCAACCAGGTGGCTGGGACCATCTTCAATGAGCTGGATGATGAGAACGTTTTGGGG GAGTTGAACATGGACGCCTTTGAGGAGCAGTTTAAGACCAAGGCCCAGACAGCCCCGGCTGACGTGGGGACTCTGAGAGCGAAGGTGGCCCAGAAGATCCCCAGCAAAGTGTCCCTACTGGAGTCCAACAGGGCCAAGAACCTGGCCATCACCCTGCGCAAGGGAGGCATGGCCAACTCAGACATCTGCACCGCTATAGAGAC gtataacCAGGAAGCTCTGAGCCTGGACTTCCTGGAGCTGCTGGAGCGTTTCATCCCCTCAGAGTATGAAGTCAAGCTCATCCAGAACTACGAGCGAGACGGGAGGCCCCTGGACGAGCTCCCCAAGGAGGACCGCTTTATGGTACGCTTTGGCAAGATCCCACGGCTGGCCCAGCGCATCAGCACACTCACCTTCATGGGCAACTTCCCCGAGCGCATCCAGCTCATCCAGCCG CAACTCAACGCAATCATCGCCGCCTCAATGTCAATCAAGTCCTCTACCAAGCTGAAGAAGATCCTTGAG ATCATCCTAGCCTTTGGAAACTACATGAACAGCAGCAAGAGAGGTGCAGCCTATGGGTTCCGCCTGCAGAGTCTCGACTTG CTCTTAGACACTAAGTCCACAGACCGGAAACAGACTCTGCTGCACTTCATAGTGAGCATCATCCAGGAGAAATACCCTGAGCTCCAAGCCTTCCACAGCGAGCTGCATTTCATGAACAAGGCTGCTCTGGTGTCCCTGGATAGTATTCTGCAGGACGTGTGTGCCCTGGAGAGGGGCATGGAGGTGACCCAGAAGGAGTTTGCCGTACAGGAAGACAACCCTGTGTTGCAAGATTTCCTCACCAGCAACAATGACCTGCTGGACTCTGTAGTAGAAGATGGCAAGACTGCCCAG GATGTGTATGAATCAACAGTGAAGTACTTTGGAGAGAACCCTAAaaccacacctccctccatgTTCTTCCCTATCTTCGTGAGGTTCATCAAGGCCTATAAG CAAGCAGAGCAAGAGAATGAGCAGAGGAAAAAGCAGGATGTGTTGTCCAGAGAAGGGAGGACAGGGCCACCGTCGACATCAGCTAAGTCTGAAATACCACAGAAG CAGGTACCTATGATGGCCAAGCTGCCCCAGATGGACCTGATAGCGGAGCTGAAGAGGCGGCAGGTTATCCCCCTGGTCCGGGAGGGCAAGGATGGGGCCATCGAGGACATCATCACAG